The following DNA comes from SAR324 cluster bacterium.
CAAGAGCCTGTCAATTTGATTCAACTACCCTCAGGCAGGCAAGTACGTTGTGTTCTCAAGCAGGATGCAAATGCCTGAGCATCTTTTGCAATTTGATCGCGTTACGAAAGAGTTTGACCTACGTAAGAACTGGTTTGGCAAAACGTCGAAGAGATTTCGGGCGGTTAATGAGGTGACGTGGCAGGTCGAGCCAGGAACAGCTCTGGGAATCGTGGGAGAGTCAGGTTGTGGTAAGTCAACAATGGCACGCATGGCAGTTGGACTTGAGTTGCCCACTTCTGGAGAGATCCGCTTCGCAGGAAAAACGTTGGGCAAGTGGTTGAAGGAAGAAGCCATGATGCTACGACGATCTGTGCAGATGGTTTTTCAGGATCCTTCAGCGTCCCTGAATCCAAGGCAACGCATCCGAGAAATTCTGGAACTGCAACTTAAACGGTTGACAGATTTCAGGGCAGAGCAGCGAATGCAGCGAATGGAAGAGGTTTTGGAACAGGTACAACTTCTCTTGGCAACGCTTGAACGATATCCTCATGAATTTTCTGGGGGACAGGCCCAAAGAATCAGCATTGCTCGTGCGCTGATTTCAAAGCCAAAACTCTTGTTGCTTGATGAACCAGTTTCTGCGTTGGATGTTTCTGTCCAAGCACAAATTCTCTTGTTGCTGGAAGAGATGCGAAAGGAGTTGGGGGTTACCTACGTTTTCATCAGTCATGATCTGGCCGTCGTCGAACAGCTTTGTCCAAGTGTATTGGTCATGTACGCCGGTTCGATTGTTGAAAGTGGCCCAACCAACCAGCTTTTTCAGCAACGTAGACACCCCTACACGGATTTGCTGATCAGAAGTGTTCCCATGCCTGGAAAATCTCTGGAATTGAAAAGCGAGGAGATGGCGGATTTGAAAAATCCTCAAGGCTGTGCTTTCCGTAATCGCTGCCCAAAAGCTAATCACCAATGTTCACAGGATCCAATATTGAAAGAAGTTTCGGGCTCCATTGGAGGACATGAGTGTGCTTGCCACTATCCATTAAGTGTTGTGGCTTGAAGAATTCAAATACTTTCCTCGTTGAGACCCTGAGAAGTCTGACCAGTATCCCAAGCCCTAGCGGACGAACAGAGCAAATTGCTGGCTGGACGCTGAAACTACTTCAATCATGGGGCTTTTCACCCGAACAAACACGTCGTGGAACAATCAAGCTTAAGCTACCGGGTAAAGACACTAGTCAAGCACGAGCTTTAACAGCTCACCTGGATACACTTGGAGCGATGGTGCAGCATCTCAAAGACAATGGCCGATGTGCACTGGCGCCTGTTGGAACTTGGTCCAGCCACTTCGCAGAGGGCGCCAGAGTGACCCTCCACACCGATGAACATGAATATCGAGGGACGATCTTACCACTCTTGGCTTCAGGCCATGCCTTTAATGAAAAAGTGGATCAGCAACCTGTCAACTGGGAACAAGTAGAGCTACGAATCGATGAGTACTGCAATAGTTTTCAGGAATTGGAAAATCTAGGTGTTCAACCAGGTGATTTTGTCTCTATTGATACAGGCACCGAGGTTTTAGAAAATGGGTACATCTTCTCAAGGCATTTGGATGACAAAGCCGGAGTGGCGGCTCTACTGAACGCTCTAAGACTGATTCACGAGGAGGGTCATCAACTTCCTTGTACATCGTATCTGATTTTGACAGTGCGCGAAGAAATTGGAGATGGAGGATCCGCTGTTCTTTCTCCGGACGTCTGGGAACTGGTAACAATTGACAATGGAGTTCAGGCTGGCACTCAGCATTCCAGAGAGTTTGGAGTAACCTTAGCGATGGGGGACAAGACGGGGCCATTTGATCGAAGACTTGTCTTACATCTCGACCGACTTTGCAAAGAGAACCAACTGTCTCATCAGCGAGATTTATTCAAACACTATCGTTCTGACCTAGCAGCAGTAGTAGAAGCAGGTTTTGACGTTCGAACTGTTCTGATTGTGATCGGATTGGATGGAAGTCATGGTCATGAACGGACTCATCTTGATGCAATTCGTACTGCTTCTGAACTCGCTAATCTTTATTTACGTTCCCCACTTCTGGACTAGAATAGAATGCTCAAAATCAATGGAGCCCGACTCTGGGATAGCTTGATGGAAATGGCAAAAATTGGGGTGACTCCAGAGGGAGGAGTCACCAGGGTGGCGGTCAGTGAAGAGGATCGGCTTGGTCGGGATTTGCTCAGAAAGTGGGCAACTCCACTTGTCGAAGATTTCCACTTTGATGAAGTAGGTAACATGTTTTTCGTTCGTCATGGGCTGCAACCAGAATCTCCAATGATCCTGACAGGGAGCCATCTAGACACACAAATACATGGCGGTCGATTTGACGGTGCTTTTGGTGTGATGGCTGGCTTGGAAGTCCTAAGAACTCTATCTGAAGAGGATATCCGATTGCCATATGGAATTGGCTTAGTAGCCTGGACAAATGAGGAGGAAGCTCGTTACTGCCCCGCCATGGGCTCAGCAGTTTTTGTTGGCAAGCAAGACCTGCAATCAGCATTGGATTGTGTTGGACTCAACGGGAAGGTCTTTGGTGAGGAACTGAAGAAAATTGGTTATCTTGGCAGAGCACTAGAATTAAATATTTCAGCTTACTTGGAGGCCCATATTGAGCAAGGGCCAGTACTTGAGAATGAAAAGATCCAAATTGGCGTAGTCTCTAGCGCACAGGGTCAAATCGCTATGAATGCTGAAATTATTGGAGAGGCTGGCCACTCGGGAACTGTTCCTATGAGATTACGCAAAGACGCCTTGGTTTGTGCGATTGCTGTGATCAATTCCTGTCGAAATCTTGTCGTCGAGGAGGGGAATGGGGTCTTTACTGTTGGAGCCTTCAAACTTGAGCCGAATTCAAGGACCACAATTCCAGATAAAATTTCTTTTGGGATTGATTTGCGTCACCCAGACGCAGATTCACTCAAAAATTTGCAGAATTTAATAAAGAATAAAATTAAAGAGAAGGTGGCAGAACATTGCTGTCAGGAAAGAATTGAAGATCTTTTTCACAAAGAACCGGTTGTCTTTACCGATTCATGTGTCGAAAGTGTTCAATCTGCGAGTGATCAACTGGGATATAGCTCTCTTGCGATGCCATCAGGTGCGTTCCATGATGCATGTCTACTGGCTAGCCAGGTCCCCACTGGAATGATTTTTGTGCCAAGTCAAAAAGGAGTAAGCCATAATCCCACGGAGTATTCCTCTCCTGAACAGCTAGAAAAAGGCGCGAATGTGTTGCTTCACGC
Coding sequences within:
- a CDS encoding ATP-binding cassette domain-containing protein, with the protein product MPEHLLQFDRVTKEFDLRKNWFGKTSKRFRAVNEVTWQVEPGTALGIVGESGCGKSTMARMAVGLELPTSGEIRFAGKTLGKWLKEEAMMLRRSVQMVFQDPSASLNPRQRIREILELQLKRLTDFRAEQRMQRMEEVLEQVQLLLATLERYPHEFSGGQAQRISIARALISKPKLLLLDEPVSALDVSVQAQILLLLEEMRKELGVTYVFISHDLAVVEQLCPSVLVMYAGSIVESGPTNQLFQQRRHPYTDLLIRSVPMPGKSLELKSEEMADLKNPQGCAFRNRCPKANHQCSQDPILKEVSGSIGGHECACHYPLSVVA
- a CDS encoding osmoprotectant NAGGN system M42 family peptidase; the protein is MPLSIKCCGLKNSNTFLVETLRSLTSIPSPSGRTEQIAGWTLKLLQSWGFSPEQTRRGTIKLKLPGKDTSQARALTAHLDTLGAMVQHLKDNGRCALAPVGTWSSHFAEGARVTLHTDEHEYRGTILPLLASGHAFNEKVDQQPVNWEQVELRIDEYCNSFQELENLGVQPGDFVSIDTGTEVLENGYIFSRHLDDKAGVAALLNALRLIHEEGHQLPCTSYLILTVREEIGDGGSAVLSPDVWELVTIDNGVQAGTQHSREFGVTLAMGDKTGPFDRRLVLHLDRLCKENQLSHQRDLFKHYRSDLAAVVEAGFDVRTVLIVIGLDGSHGHERTHLDAIRTASELANLYLRSPLLD
- a CDS encoding M20 family metallo-hydrolase — protein: MLKINGARLWDSLMEMAKIGVTPEGGVTRVAVSEEDRLGRDLLRKWATPLVEDFHFDEVGNMFFVRHGLQPESPMILTGSHLDTQIHGGRFDGAFGVMAGLEVLRTLSEEDIRLPYGIGLVAWTNEEEARYCPAMGSAVFVGKQDLQSALDCVGLNGKVFGEELKKIGYLGRALELNISAYLEAHIEQGPVLENEKIQIGVVSSAQGQIAMNAEIIGEAGHSGTVPMRLRKDALVCAIAVINSCRNLVVEEGNGVFTVGAFKLEPNSRTTIPDKISFGIDLRHPDADSLKNLQNLIKNKIKEKVAEHCCQERIEDLFHKEPVVFTDSCVESVQSASDQLGYSSLAMPSGAFHDACLLASQVPTGMIFVPSQKGVSHNPTEYSSPEQLEKGANVLLHALLNLAEKGVPLS